One window from the genome of Musa acuminata AAA Group cultivar baxijiao chromosome BXJ1-4, Cavendish_Baxijiao_AAA, whole genome shotgun sequence encodes:
- the LOC135671887 gene encoding auxin-responsive protein SAUR71-like — MIRRMSRVADCSQCPAMRGWEKGRRPAAAAAQGHVPLHVGEEMERFEVRMELLARPAFLELLRRSAQEYGYGQRGVLRIPCPVPFFRRLLAACGSRVEEDGLLRSFDELFHSSSDPN; from the coding sequence ATGATCCGACGGATGTCGCGGGTGGCGGACTGCTCCCAGTGCCCGGCGATGCGGGGGTGGGAGAAGGGGAGGCggccggcagcggcggcggcgcaggGCCACGTGCCGCTCCACGTGGGGGAGGAGATGGAGCGGTTCGAGGTCCGGATGGAGCTGCTCGCCCGGCCCGCCTTCCTCGAGCTGCTGCGCCGGTCTGCCCAGGAGTACGGCTACGGGCAGCGCGGCGTCCTCCGCATCCCCTGCCCGGTCCCGTTCTTCCGCCGCCTCCTCGCGGCCTGCGGGAGTAGGGTGGAGGAGGATGGACTGCTCCGGTCCTTCGACGAGTTGTTCCACTCGTCCTCCGACCCGAATTGA
- the LOC135671885 gene encoding LOB domain-containing protein 4-like: protein MEQGRPNTVEISSPCTFRLCLPPTPSSCLQTPTPSPPLPSLPFSLSLTHLCFIVSSLVVACFLFFCSLLLGGYLRQGWIPTWAVRSSWCGQIEAGKCRRMKGEGRKHTTASPCAACKLLRRRCTQGCVFAPHFPSDEPQKFASVHKVFGASNVSKLLREIAAQHRGDAVSSLVYEANARVRDPVYGCVGAITSLHCQIQALQAQLAVARAKMLHLRMSHAAYLARFTHTAMATASTSYTGSSSMSPEHKQLMEPDTTKSVFPLDMAMLDQSNLGEPQIWSC from the exons ATGGAGCAAGGTAGGCCCAACACCGTCGAGATCTCCTCACCATGTACGTTTCGACTGTGTTTGCCACCAACACCATCATCTTGTCTTCAGACACCCACACCATCTCCTCCCttgccttcccttcccttctccctctccctcaccCATCTTTGCTTTATTGTCTCCTCGCTTGTCGTTGCTTGCTTTCTCTTTTTCTGTTCTCTTCTTCTGGGAGGTTATTTAAGGCAAGGTTGGATTCCGACATGGGCTGTAAGAAGCAGTTGGTGCGGACAGATTGAAGCCGGGAAGTGTAGAAGGATGAAAGGGGAAGGGAGGAAGCACACCACGGCTTCGCCATGCGCGGCATGCAAGCTCTTACGGCGCCGGTGCACGCAGGGTTGCGTCTTTGCTCCCCACTTCCCCTCCGACGAGCCGCAGAAGTTCGCCAGCGTGCACAAGGTGTTCGGCGCTAGCAATGTCAGCAAACTCTTgcgg GAGATAGCGGCGCAGCACCGAGGAGACGCTGTGAGCAGCCTGGTGTACGAGGCGAACGCCCGGGTGCGAGATCCAGTCTACGGGTGTGTGGGCGCCATCACCTCCCTCCACTGCCAAATCCAGGCTCTCCAGGCACAACTGGCCGTGGCTCGAGCCAAGATGCTGCACTTGCGCATGAGTCACGCCGCCTACCTCGCCCGCTTCACCCACACCGCCATGGCCACCGCGAGCACCTCCTACACGGGCTCTTCGTCCATGTCGCCCGAGCACAAGCAGCTGATGGAGCCTGACACGACCAAGTCAGTGTTTCCGCTGGACATGGCGATGCTGGACCAGTCTAACTTGGGAGAGCCACAGATTTGGTCATGTTAA
- the LOC135671886 gene encoding uncharacterized protein LOC135671886 → MTGGVVGSSSDKHRHPLHEIAESVTHKLLLKQWIKEEELVARRIALRESRVDAVRREIAALYCAFFVFHSLILLLLYSASASSPSAACRRSWIPCLCSLLCSMAVVWAIRYKTDTECVLERLLEREREDGVLLGKCVEELKRKGAEFDLLKEVDALRRAKSLRVEAKVRKWSTRDVATMVLLLLSCVVLGLTRFVLCD, encoded by the coding sequence ATGACCGGCGGTGTCGTTGGCAGTAGCAGCGACAAGCACCGGCACCCGCTCCACGAGATCGCCGAGAGCGTCACCCACAAGCTCCTGCTCAAGCAGTGGATCAAGGAGGAGGAGCTCGTCGCCCGCCGCATCGCCCTCCGGGAGTCCCGTGTCGACGCCGTCCGCCGCGAGATCGCCGCCCTCTACTGCGCCTTCTTCGTCTTCCActccctcatcctcctcctcctctactcTGCGTCCGCCTCGTCCCCCTCTGCCGCGTGCCGCCGGTCGTGGATCCCCTGCCTGTGCTCCCTCCTCTGCTCCATGGCCGTCGTGTGGGCCATCCGCTACAAGACCGACACGGAGTGCGTGCTGGAGCGGCTgctggagagggagagggaggacggGGTGCTGCTGGGCAAGTGCGTGGAGGAGCTGAAGCGGAAGGGCGCGGAGTTCGACCTGCTCAAGGAGGTGGACGCGCTGCGGCGGGCCAAGAGTCTGCGCGTCGAGGCCAAGGTGCGTAAGTGGTCGACCAGGGATGTGGCCACCATGGTGCTCCTCTTGCTGTCTTGCGTCGTGTTGGGCCTCACGAGGTTCGTGCTCTGCGATTAA